Proteins encoded in a region of the Tumebacillus sp. BK434 genome:
- a CDS encoding PLP-dependent aminotransferase family protein, with protein sequence MAELIPILDEQAAESLYGQLYRFFREEILSGRIVAGTKLPSVRHLCRSAGVSKSTVETAYQQLLAEGYLESRARSGFYVVEAVDFAGWDVLPAEGEAEVVTPPVAAVAPRYNFHGSVIDLASFPLGVWKKCMLEAMERYQGDLAFYGDKLGEYELRAEIARYLRQARTVQAVPEQVVVGTGLLQAVGSLCLLLAADVKKVAIEEPGYADVREVFEQHGMEVVPVPLEEDGLSVQLLRESGAQMVYVTPAHQYPYGMIMPIAKRMQLLEWARSTGGLILENDYDGEFRYKVKPVPSLQGLDQHGSVIYVSNFSKALSPAIRVNYMVLPLKVMERYRAFYQQYANPVSRIEQRALQLFLQNGHWERHIRKMRKVYERKQAALLQAVEEEFGDLVSVLAQAAGLHLILEVKAERSGEELAAIAVAAGVKVYPTTRNWIGAAKPAWPRLLLGFGGLSPEEIREGIQLLRHAWFPDER encoded by the coding sequence ATGGCGGAATTGATTCCGATTTTGGATGAGCAGGCGGCAGAGTCGTTGTACGGGCAACTGTATCGGTTTTTTCGGGAGGAAATTTTGAGCGGGCGGATCGTGGCAGGGACGAAGTTGCCCTCTGTAAGGCATTTGTGCAGGTCGGCGGGCGTTAGCAAAAGCACGGTGGAAACGGCGTATCAGCAACTGCTGGCCGAAGGGTATCTCGAGAGCCGGGCGCGGAGCGGTTTTTATGTGGTCGAGGCGGTGGATTTTGCGGGATGGGACGTATTGCCGGCCGAGGGGGAAGCGGAGGTGGTGACACCGCCCGTTGCGGCGGTGGCGCCCCGGTACAATTTTCACGGGTCGGTGATCGATCTGGCGTCGTTTCCCTTAGGGGTGTGGAAGAAGTGCATGCTGGAGGCGATGGAGCGGTATCAGGGGGACTTGGCATTTTATGGGGACAAGCTGGGGGAGTATGAGCTGCGGGCGGAGATCGCGCGGTATCTGCGGCAGGCGCGGACGGTACAGGCGGTGCCGGAGCAAGTCGTGGTCGGGACGGGGCTCTTGCAGGCGGTCGGGTCGCTGTGTCTGCTGCTCGCAGCCGATGTGAAAAAAGTGGCGATCGAGGAGCCGGGCTATGCGGATGTGCGTGAGGTGTTTGAGCAGCACGGGATGGAAGTGGTGCCGGTCCCGCTGGAGGAGGACGGGCTGTCGGTGCAGCTGTTGCGGGAGAGCGGGGCGCAGATGGTGTATGTGACGCCGGCGCACCAGTATCCGTACGGGATGATCATGCCGATCGCCAAGCGGATGCAGCTCCTGGAATGGGCGCGGAGCACGGGCGGGCTGATTTTGGAGAATGATTACGACGGGGAGTTTCGGTACAAAGTGAAGCCGGTACCGTCGCTGCAGGGGCTGGATCAGCACGGGTCGGTGATCTATGTGAGCAATTTTTCGAAAGCGTTGTCGCCGGCGATTCGGGTGAATTACATGGTGCTGCCCCTGAAGGTGATGGAACGGTATCGGGCGTTTTATCAGCAGTATGCGAACCCGGTGTCGCGGATCGAGCAGCGCGCCTTGCAGCTCTTTCTGCAAAACGGGCACTGGGAGCGGCACATCCGCAAGATGCGCAAGGTCTACGAGCGCAAACAGGCGGCGCTGCTGCAGGCGGTGGAGGAGGAGTTCGGCGACCTCGTCAGCGTCTTGGCGCAGGCGGCGGGTCTGCATTTGATTCTGGAAGTGAAGGCGGAAAGAAGCGGCGAAGAGCTGGCAGCCATCGCCGTTGCCGCCGGGGTCAAAGTCTACCCGACCACCCGCAACTGGATCGGTGCAGCAAAGCCCGCCTGGCCCCGCCTGCTGTTGGGGTTCGGCGGGCTGTCACCCGAAGAGATCCGGGAGGGAATCCAACTGTTGCGGCACGCTTGGTTTCCTGACGAGCGTTGA
- a CDS encoding GNAT family protein, with translation MHVHLQGEKVILREVREADVAQIYYYEYLAEDREHQKWNSPYSPREEKTLEEFCAFKYADSLALAGTDRPRTQLVIEADGKVIGSVGRYWVSEKTNWFEIGIAIYDSAYWSGGYGTDAFRMWMDYLFTHLDTPRLGIGTWSGNFRMLGLAAKLGMIEEARVRKARIVDGKYYDAIKMGILREEWEALKPAISPA, from the coding sequence ATGCACGTTCATTTGCAGGGAGAAAAAGTCATCCTCCGCGAGGTGCGGGAAGCGGATGTGGCGCAGATTTATTATTATGAGTATCTGGCGGAAGACCGCGAGCATCAAAAGTGGAACTCGCCGTATTCGCCGCGCGAGGAGAAGACGCTGGAGGAGTTTTGCGCGTTTAAGTACGCCGATTCGCTGGCGCTTGCCGGCACGGACCGGCCGCGCACCCAACTCGTCATCGAAGCGGACGGCAAGGTGATCGGCTCGGTCGGGCGGTATTGGGTATCGGAGAAGACCAACTGGTTCGAGATCGGCATCGCCATTTACGACTCCGCCTACTGGTCGGGCGGCTACGGCACCGATGCCTTCCGCATGTGGATGGACTACCTGTTCACCCACCTCGACACCCCCCGCCTCGGCATCGGCACCTGGTCTGGCAACTTCAGAATGCTCGGCCTCGCCGCCAAGCTCGGCATGATCGAAGAAGCGAGGGTGCGCAAGGCCCGCATTGTAGACGGCAAATACTACGACGCCATCAAAATGGGCATTTTGCGCGAAGAGTGGGAAGCGCTGAAACCTGCGATTTCCCCGGCGTAA
- a CDS encoding glycine--tRNA ligase gives MSITMEQVVALAKHRGFIFPGSEIYGGLANTWDYGPLGVELKNNVKKAWWKKFVQESPFNVGLDAAILMNPKTWVASGHIGNFNDPMIDCKQCKSRHRADKLIEDALQEKGIEMIVDGLSFDEMAGLIKEHNIACPDCGAHDFTDIRQFNLMFKTFQGVTESSANEIYLRPETAQGIFVNFKNVQRTMRKKLPFGICQVGKSFRNEITPGNFTFRTREFEQLEMEFFFKPGEDDKWFSYWREYAHNWLLGLGVKDENLRLRDHEQDELSHYSTATTDFEYKFPFGWGELWGIANRTSFDLKQHMEHSGEDFHYLDPETNEKFIPYVIEPSLGADRVTLAFLIDAFDEEQLEGGDSRTVLRFHPALAPFKAAILPLSKKLAEPAQAVFGDLAKHFMVDYDDAGSIGKRYRRHDEIGTPFCITYDFESQEDGQVTVRHRDSMEQVRMPIADLKAFIESKLEF, from the coding sequence ATGAGCATCACAATGGAACAAGTCGTAGCGCTGGCCAAACACCGCGGCTTTATCTTCCCGGGCTCCGAGATCTACGGCGGCCTGGCGAACACGTGGGACTACGGTCCGCTTGGCGTGGAGCTGAAAAACAACGTCAAGAAAGCATGGTGGAAGAAGTTCGTGCAGGAATCCCCGTTCAACGTTGGCCTCGACGCGGCGATCCTGATGAACCCGAAAACGTGGGTCGCGTCCGGCCACATCGGCAACTTCAACGACCCGATGATCGACTGCAAACAATGCAAATCGCGCCACCGCGCCGACAAGCTGATCGAAGACGCACTGCAGGAAAAAGGCATCGAGATGATCGTCGACGGCCTGTCCTTCGACGAGATGGCAGGTCTGATCAAGGAACACAACATCGCCTGCCCGGACTGCGGCGCGCATGACTTCACCGACATTCGCCAGTTCAACCTGATGTTCAAAACGTTCCAAGGCGTCACCGAGTCGTCCGCCAATGAAATCTACCTCCGCCCGGAGACGGCGCAAGGCATTTTCGTCAACTTCAAGAACGTCCAGCGCACGATGCGCAAAAAGCTGCCGTTCGGCATCTGCCAAGTCGGCAAATCGTTCCGCAACGAGATCACGCCGGGCAACTTCACCTTCCGCACCCGCGAGTTCGAACAGCTGGAGATGGAGTTCTTCTTCAAGCCGGGCGAAGATGACAAGTGGTTCTCCTACTGGCGCGAATACGCGCACAACTGGCTGCTCGGCCTCGGCGTGAAGGATGAAAACCTCCGCCTGCGCGACCATGAGCAGGATGAGCTGTCGCACTACTCGACGGCGACCACCGACTTCGAGTACAAGTTCCCGTTCGGCTGGGGCGAGCTGTGGGGCATCGCGAACCGCACCAGCTTCGACCTCAAGCAGCACATGGAGCACTCCGGCGAAGACTTCCACTACCTCGATCCGGAGACGAACGAGAAGTTCATCCCGTACGTCATCGAGCCGTCTTTGGGCGCAGACCGCGTGACCTTGGCGTTCCTGATCGATGCGTTCGACGAAGAGCAGCTCGAAGGCGGCGACTCCCGCACCGTGCTGCGCTTCCACCCGGCGCTGGCGCCGTTCAAAGCGGCGATCCTCCCGCTCTCCAAGAAGCTGGCCGAGCCGGCGCAAGCGGTGTTCGGCGACCTGGCGAAGCACTTCATGGTCGACTACGACGATGCCGGCTCGATCGGCAAGCGCTACCGCCGCCACGACGAGATCGGTACCCCGTTTTGCATCACCTACGACTTCGAATCGCAAGAGGACGGCCAAGTGACCGTTCGTCACCGCGATTCGATGGAACAGGTGCGCATGCCGATCGCCGACCTGAAAGCGTTCATCGAGTCCAAGCTCGAGTTCTAA
- a CDS encoding D-Ala-D-Ala carboxypeptidase family metallohydrolase, producing MKIMTKIAAAMLAMAVIVPVLGAGDASAYSWTRTLSEGASGADVKELQIRVAGWAADGAAQTYVATDGAFGPGTKAAVIRFQKAYGLTADGIVGPATQSKLNSLESSDGSTLNFDFSEFYSKDGSGFNNGNVGAATVKENVRRMMYKLEAVRKKAGNNSITINSGFRSLSHNAAVGGASNSQHTYGIASDIVVNGYSPTGVANIAKSSGFSGVIIYSTFTHVDSRVEYPAYGAASYYWP from the coding sequence ATGAAGATCATGACCAAAATTGCAGCAGCGATGCTGGCAATGGCAGTCATCGTCCCGGTGCTTGGCGCGGGCGACGCATCTGCCTACAGCTGGACCCGCACCCTGTCTGAGGGCGCATCCGGTGCAGACGTTAAAGAACTCCAAATCCGTGTGGCCGGCTGGGCAGCGGACGGCGCTGCGCAGACCTATGTGGCAACCGATGGCGCATTTGGTCCGGGCACCAAGGCGGCAGTTATCCGCTTCCAAAAAGCGTACGGCCTGACTGCTGACGGCATCGTCGGCCCGGCTACGCAATCGAAACTGAATTCTTTGGAATCTTCCGATGGTTCGACCTTGAATTTTGACTTTAGCGAATTCTACTCCAAAGACGGCAGCGGCTTCAACAATGGCAACGTGGGTGCGGCTACCGTCAAGGAAAACGTTCGCCGCATGATGTACAAGCTGGAAGCGGTCCGCAAGAAAGCGGGCAACAATTCGATCACCATCAACTCCGGCTTCCGCTCTCTCTCGCACAACGCAGCGGTCGGCGGCGCTTCGAACTCCCAGCACACCTACGGGATCGCATCCGACATCGTCGTCAACGGGTACTCCCCGACCGGCGTGGCGAACATCGCGAAATCTTCCGGTTTCTCCGGCGTTATAATCTACAGCACCTTTACCCATGTCGATAGCCGTGTTGAATATCCTGCTTACGGCGCAGCGTCCTACTACTGGCCGTAA
- the deoD gene encoding purine-nucleoside phosphorylase, whose protein sequence is MTVHIGAKEGQIAETILLPGDPLRAKYIAETFLEGAELYNEVRGMYGFTGTYKGKRISVQGTGMGIPSISIYAHELINGYGVQNLIRVGTCGAYQKDIKVRDMILAMSASTDSAVNKHRFGGLEYAPTASFDLLYRAYENAKKENMPVAVGNVFTSDTFYNDTRDVINLMASYNTLAVEMETAALYTLAAKFDRKALAILTVSDHLITGEETTSEERQLTFNQMIKVALDTAAEVTN, encoded by the coding sequence ATGACTGTACATATCGGGGCGAAAGAAGGACAGATCGCCGAAACGATTTTGCTGCCGGGCGATCCGCTGCGGGCGAAATACATCGCGGAAACGTTCCTCGAAGGGGCGGAGCTCTACAACGAAGTGCGCGGCATGTACGGCTTCACCGGCACGTACAAAGGCAAGCGCATCTCCGTGCAAGGCACCGGGATGGGCATTCCGTCGATCTCGATCTACGCCCATGAGCTGATCAACGGCTACGGCGTGCAGAACCTGATCCGCGTCGGCACTTGCGGCGCGTACCAGAAGGACATCAAAGTGCGCGACATGATTCTCGCCATGAGCGCATCGACCGACTCGGCGGTCAACAAACACCGCTTCGGCGGCCTCGAGTATGCGCCGACGGCAAGCTTCGACCTGTTGTACCGCGCGTACGAAAACGCGAAGAAAGAGAACATGCCGGTCGCGGTCGGCAACGTCTTCACGTCCGACACGTTCTACAACGACACCCGCGACGTGATCAACCTGATGGCGTCGTACAACACGCTGGCCGTTGAAATGGAGACGGCTGCCCTGTACACGCTGGCGGCGAAATTCGACCGCAAAGCGTTGGCGATCCTCACCGTTTCTGACCACCTGATCACCGGGGAAGAGACGACGTCTGAAGAGCGCCAACTGACCTTCAACCAAATGATCAAAGTCGCGCTGGACACGGCGGCAGAGGTCACCAACTAA
- a CDS encoding GNAT family N-acetyltransferase, with translation MLKLKQVTREQIAEVAAYIAPLNAQREHYVAWLGMSEAQIEKELQELPYIPFEDCFLQAVEDGRVVGVIGYYGFPERGHVRPLGPYITHDDYTSVAQLLWNELLTLVPESCPLARVALDEQNAQGVAFYEAGLGFTEYNAEAMLKMERADYAPSTRQLPAGIVIEQYRPEHWEAFQALHFTSGYYTAEEIVNLTSQGNPLFILRSGDQFEGYGQVLQGATAFDIAFLQVSEASRGKGYGTLLIDAMLDWGFAQAHNTRAEICVRLTNYGARKLYERCGFEEELVIRALEKTI, from the coding sequence ATGCTCAAATTGAAACAAGTCACCCGCGAACAGATCGCGGAGGTCGCCGCGTACATCGCCCCACTGAATGCGCAGCGTGAACATTACGTAGCGTGGCTGGGCATGAGCGAGGCGCAGATTGAAAAGGAATTGCAGGAATTGCCGTACATTCCGTTTGAAGACTGCTTCCTGCAAGCGGTGGAAGACGGCCGCGTCGTCGGCGTCATCGGCTATTACGGCTTCCCGGAGCGTGGGCATGTGCGTCCACTCGGCCCGTACATCACGCATGACGACTACACCAGCGTGGCGCAGCTGCTCTGGAACGAACTGCTGACGCTCGTGCCGGAAAGCTGCCCCCTCGCCCGCGTGGCGCTCGATGAGCAAAATGCGCAAGGCGTCGCCTTTTACGAAGCCGGGCTCGGCTTCACCGAATACAACGCCGAAGCGATGCTTAAGATGGAGCGCGCCGACTACGCTCCGTCCACCCGGCAACTGCCCGCAGGAATCGTGATTGAACAATACCGCCCGGAGCACTGGGAGGCGTTCCAAGCGCTGCACTTCACGTCCGGCTATTACACCGCCGAGGAGATCGTCAACCTGACCTCCCAAGGCAATCCGCTGTTCATTCTGCGCAGCGGCGACCAGTTCGAAGGCTACGGCCAGGTGCTGCAAGGGGCCACCGCGTTCGACATCGCCTTCCTGCAGGTGAGTGAAGCGTCGCGCGGCAAAGGGTACGGCACCCTGCTGATCGACGCCATGCTGGACTGGGGCTTTGCCCAGGCGCACAACACCCGCGCCGAGATCTGCGTCCGCCTGACCAACTACGGCGCGCGCAAGCTGTATGAGCGCTGCGGCTTCGAGGAAGAGCTGGTCATCCGCGCTCTGGAAAAAACGATCTAA
- a CDS encoding phosphotransferase, with protein MSDKFDFIREALQGFGLNPETMVVRRELPDNWHGDLHYKIAAEGRAYGIRFMAEVRSQEDGSPFANLADDVLHEQMRYVDHLTAQGIPFMRRVRPVNGDAFVTVKDDNGVVRRCVLFEWLDGIHITAHTMETAFRMGELARRYHDASHGFQSDFLPRKIHTDSYREMLNSLRAERAKLTQPEERGALLDTYMLSNMREEQAGQPLAPEDAALLDAYLDTAERMIDEAHRDPSERDHVIVTSDINSINILWDERTQLITGIIDFEHISYSDRVQDLAWLMKWYSRTEGIQSHEVSGDLAQALMYGYRAHELLQSDDYTRFPALLWLSGCLNWNFVQKTAEILRNDHAQLRDHLATYEARGKKLTGLADGLQFMQS; from the coding sequence ATGAGTGACAAATTTGATTTTATCCGCGAGGCGTTGCAAGGCTTTGGTTTGAACCCGGAGACGATGGTGGTGCGGCGGGAATTGCCCGACAATTGGCACGGGGATCTGCATTACAAGATCGCGGCGGAAGGGCGGGCGTACGGGATTCGGTTCATGGCCGAAGTGCGGTCGCAGGAGGACGGGTCGCCTTTTGCCAATCTGGCGGACGACGTGCTGCACGAACAGATGCGTTACGTGGATCATCTGACGGCGCAGGGCATTCCGTTCATGCGCCGGGTGCGGCCGGTGAACGGGGACGCTTTTGTCACGGTGAAAGATGACAATGGCGTCGTGCGCCGCTGCGTGCTGTTCGAATGGCTGGACGGCATCCACATCACGGCGCATACGATGGAGACGGCGTTTCGGATGGGGGAGTTGGCGCGGCGCTATCATGACGCGTCGCACGGCTTCCAATCGGACTTCTTGCCTCGCAAGATCCACACCGACAGTTACCGCGAGATGCTGAACTCCCTGCGCGCCGAACGGGCCAAGCTCACACAGCCGGAGGAGCGGGGGGCGCTGCTTGACACCTACATGTTGAGCAACATGCGCGAAGAGCAGGCGGGGCAGCCGCTGGCGCCTGAGGACGCGGCGCTGCTCGACGCCTATCTCGACACGGCGGAGCGGATGATCGACGAAGCGCACCGCGACCCGTCGGAGCGGGATCACGTGATCGTCACCTCCGACATCAACTCGATCAACATCCTCTGGGACGAGCGGACGCAACTGATCACCGGGATCATCGACTTTGAACACATCTCCTACTCCGACCGCGTGCAGGACCTCGCCTGGCTGATGAAATGGTACTCGCGCACCGAAGGCATCCAGTCCCATGAAGTGTCGGGCGATCTCGCCCAGGCGCTGATGTACGGCTACCGCGCCCATGAGCTGCTGCAGAGCGACGACTACACGCGTTTTCCGGCCCTGCTCTGGCTGTCCGGCTGCCTGAACTGGAACTTCGTGCAGAAGACGGCGGAGATCTTGCGGAACGACCACGCTCAGCTCCGCGACCACCTCGCCACTTATGAAGCGCGCGGGAAAAAGCTGACCGGGCTCGCCGACGGGCTGCAGTTCATGCAGTCCTGA
- a CDS encoding TerC family protein produces the protein MEFLSIEFFSALLSIIIIDLVLAGDNAIVIGLAARNLPKELQKKTIIWGSVGAIVIRAVATLLVVWLLEIPGLLLGGGLILLWIAYKLLTEEKEHDVKPSQNLWGAIRTIIIADAVMGLDNVLAVAGAAHGSFLLVVLGLLISVPIVVWGSTVILKLIERFPWIIFVGAGVLAYTAAKMIVDEPFLKGFFDNSWIKWAVIAVSVVGILAAGYFKKNRAAKAAVTNH, from the coding sequence ATGGAATTCTTGTCGATTGAATTCTTCTCTGCCCTGTTGTCGATCATCATCATCGACTTGGTGCTGGCAGGTGACAACGCCATCGTCATCGGCCTTGCCGCCCGCAACCTGCCCAAAGAACTGCAAAAGAAAACGATCATCTGGGGCTCGGTCGGCGCGATCGTCATCCGCGCCGTCGCCACGCTGCTGGTCGTCTGGCTGCTGGAGATCCCGGGCCTGCTGCTCGGCGGCGGTCTGATCCTGCTCTGGATCGCCTACAAACTGCTGACCGAAGAAAAAGAGCATGACGTCAAGCCGAGCCAAAACTTGTGGGGCGCGATCCGCACGATCATCATCGCCGACGCGGTGATGGGCCTCGACAACGTGCTGGCCGTCGCCGGCGCTGCCCACGGCAGTTTCTTGCTGGTCGTCCTCGGCCTGCTGATCTCCGTGCCGATCGTCGTCTGGGGCTCGACGGTCATCTTGAAACTGATCGAGCGCTTCCCGTGGATCATCTTCGTCGGTGCAGGTGTGCTGGCCTACACCGCAGCGAAGATGATCGTCGACGAGCCGTTCCTGAAAGGCTTCTTCGACAACTCGTGGATCAAATGGGCGGTGATCGCCGTTTCTGTCGTCGGCATCCTCGCTGCAGGATACTTCAAAAAAAACCGCGCCGCGAAAGCTGCCGTCACTAACCATTAA
- a CDS encoding amidase family protein, which translates to MNNPRLQQLSETWLIEATIDDMQQRMADGTVTAHELVLMYLWRIAAYDQQGPQLKSVLEINPDALQIAAALDAERKRSGPRGPMHGIPVILKDNIDTADKMHTSAGSRALAASIAPEDAFVVKQLRAAGAVLLGKANMTEWANFMAHNMPTGYSSRGGQSLNPYGATFMTGGSSAGSGITVGANLTAVAVGTETSGSILSPASQNSIVGLKPTVGLISRSGIIPLAHSQDTAGPMARTVRDAAILLNALTGVDANDPITATSAEAAQHDYTAFLKAGSLQGIRLGVATHIMTQYELPAEKKALIDAALDVLRELGAEVCEVELPHFDQDWSSSKTFVHEFKSDLNAYLHRLGPAAPIRSLQELIAFNDADPERMLKYGQAHLIAAEATSGTLVEPDYILSRERDLYWAKEAGLDAMMAEHRLHAWIAPNNWGAMYPAIAGYPSITVPAGYVPSGEPVGVTFSAGAYSEPLLFQLAYAYEQATQHRKAPVLAKGITE; encoded by the coding sequence GTGAACAACCCGAGACTGCAACAGCTCAGTGAAACCTGGCTGATCGAAGCAACGATTGACGACATGCAGCAAAGGATGGCAGATGGAACGGTCACCGCGCATGAGCTCGTGCTGATGTACCTCTGGCGCATCGCCGCGTATGACCAGCAGGGCCCGCAGCTAAAATCGGTGCTGGAGATCAACCCGGACGCGCTGCAGATCGCCGCAGCGCTCGATGCGGAGCGTAAGCGATCAGGTCCGCGCGGCCCGATGCACGGCATTCCGGTGATCTTGAAAGACAACATCGACACCGCCGACAAAATGCACACGTCGGCCGGATCGCGGGCGCTGGCCGCTTCGATCGCGCCGGAGGATGCGTTTGTCGTCAAACAGCTTCGCGCCGCGGGCGCCGTGCTGCTCGGCAAAGCGAACATGACCGAGTGGGCGAACTTCATGGCGCACAACATGCCGACCGGCTACTCTTCGCGCGGCGGCCAGTCGCTCAACCCGTACGGCGCCACGTTCATGACCGGCGGTTCTTCGGCAGGCTCCGGCATCACGGTCGGCGCGAACTTGACGGCGGTGGCGGTCGGCACCGAGACGTCCGGCTCGATCTTGTCTCCGGCCAGCCAGAACTCGATCGTCGGCTTGAAACCGACCGTAGGCCTGATCTCCCGCAGCGGCATCATCCCGCTCGCGCACAGCCAGGATACGGCCGGTCCGATGGCGCGCACCGTGCGCGACGCGGCGATCCTGCTCAACGCGCTGACCGGCGTCGATGCGAACGACCCGATCACCGCCACGTCGGCCGAAGCGGCTCAGCACGACTACACCGCGTTTCTGAAAGCGGGCAGCCTGCAAGGTATCCGCTTGGGCGTGGCAACGCACATCATGACGCAATACGAATTGCCCGCCGAGAAAAAAGCGCTGATCGACGCGGCGCTGGATGTGTTGCGCGAGCTAGGAGCCGAAGTGTGCGAAGTCGAACTGCCCCACTTCGATCAGGACTGGAGCAGCTCGAAGACGTTTGTCCACGAGTTCAAGTCGGATCTTAACGCCTACCTGCACCGCTTGGGCCCGGCCGCGCCGATTCGCTCGCTGCAAGAGCTGATCGCCTTCAACGACGCCGATCCGGAGCGGATGCTGAAATACGGACAAGCCCATTTGATAGCGGCGGAAGCGACGAGCGGAACGCTGGTCGAGCCGGACTACATCCTCTCCCGGGAGCGCGACCTCTACTGGGCGAAAGAGGCCGGGCTCGATGCGATGATGGCCGAGCACCGGCTCCATGCCTGGATCGCCCCGAACAACTGGGGGGCGATGTACCCGGCCATTGCCGGCTACCCGTCGATCACCGTCCCGGCCGGCTATGTGCCGAGCGGCGAACCGGTCGGCGTCACCTTCTCCGCCGGTGCGTACAGCGAGCCGCTGCTGTTCCAACTCGCCTATGCGTACGAGCAGGCGACACAGCACCGCAAGGCGCCTGTGTTGGCCAAAGGGATAACAGAATAA
- a CDS encoding PAS domain S-box protein: MLKFNILSKIILIVLPFLLLFMILYGYLQHSPPLMLGAGVLAILLGFLTSILYSRALRAEEQSRTAKEYLESFINHTTDAIGVFDLDGNLVHVNKASEVIFGYSIEEQLNKKVQTLPSDDYLEEVQAMHRHVRRGGDISSFETVRKRKDGRLLDVSISYSPIRDKDGNVVAYANILRDISERKKTEELLRNTEKLSLIGELAAGVAHEIRNPLASLRGFVQLMNEDKAAKHSLYYGIMLEELDRINFIVTELLMLGKPQADHYRLKQPQTLVEDVMALFSPEALLHNVQIFAEFEDNLPMVKCEETQIKQVFLNLMKNAVEAMQGGGKVLIKVFRQDQHRLVFRFIDEGKGIPGEMLERLGEPFYTTKDKGTGLGLLVSFKIIKYHQGAVRIDSVVDKGTTIDVILPISF; this comes from the coding sequence ATGTTGAAGTTCAATATCCTGTCGAAGATCATACTGATTGTACTTCCTTTTCTGTTGTTGTTTATGATCCTCTACGGCTATCTGCAGCATTCCCCGCCGTTGATGCTGGGGGCCGGGGTGCTGGCGATCCTGCTGGGGTTTCTGACCTCGATCTTATATTCGCGGGCGCTGCGGGCGGAAGAACAGTCGCGCACGGCGAAAGAATATCTGGAATCTTTTATCAACCACACCACCGACGCGATCGGTGTTTTTGATCTGGACGGCAATCTTGTCCACGTCAACAAGGCCTCGGAAGTTATCTTCGGCTATTCGATCGAAGAGCAGTTGAACAAGAAAGTGCAGACCTTGCCCAGTGACGACTACCTCGAAGAGGTGCAGGCGATGCACCGCCATGTGCGGCGCGGCGGGGACATCTCTTCGTTCGAAACGGTGCGCAAACGCAAAGACGGGCGGCTGCTCGACGTGTCGATCTCCTATTCGCCGATCCGCGACAAGGACGGCAACGTCGTCGCCTATGCCAACATCCTGCGCGACATCAGCGAGCGCAAGAAGACGGAAGAGCTCCTGCGCAACACGGAGAAGCTCTCCCTGATCGGGGAACTGGCCGCCGGTGTCGCGCACGAGATCAGAAACCCATTGGCATCGCTGCGCGGCTTCGTCCAGCTGATGAACGAGGACAAGGCGGCCAAGCACAGCCTCTACTACGGCATCATGCTGGAGGAGCTCGACCGGATCAATTTTATCGTCACCGAGCTGCTGATGCTCGGCAAGCCGCAAGCGGATCATTACCGGCTGAAACAGCCGCAGACGCTGGTCGAAGATGTGATGGCGCTGTTCAGCCCGGAAGCGTTGCTACACAATGTTCAAATTTTTGCGGAGTTCGAAGATAACCTTCCTATGGTAAAATGCGAAGAGACGCAGATCAAGCAAGTCTTTCTCAACCTGATGAAAAATGCGGTCGAGGCGATGCAAGGCGGCGGGAAGGTGCTCATCAAGGTGTTCCGGCAAGATCAACATCGACTTGTCTTTCGTTTTATCGACGAGGGCAAAGGCATACCGGGCGAGATGCTGGAGCGTCTTGGCGAGCCGTTTTACACCACGAAAGACAAAGGCACCGGTCTCGGGCTGCTGGTGTCGTTTAAGATCATCAAATACCACCAGGGCGCCGTCAGAATCGACAGCGTGGTGGACAAAGGCACGACGATCGATGTGATATTGCCGATTTCATTTTGA